Proteins encoded within one genomic window of Oryza glaberrima chromosome 12, OglaRS2, whole genome shotgun sequence:
- the LOC127758087 gene encoding putative protein Brevis radix-like 5, with the protein MHVCFHGGGGGGGGRLAKSFNVISDFTKILIGRRGGDHALARRRRMRRFKDAAPAAAAAAAAAVASASAKIAPEEEGEGGGGGKEEEFCDKCCSALSGGGGAEEEAAAEGEREWVAEPEPGVLLTLAPRADGVSNRLRRIRFREEVFDAWAAQCWWADNHDRIAELYCLVKPDDDDEEEEAIAAAEAAMLPATPCQSEAEDDDDDDGAAGAESSSRSPSTSTFSGGPSSGSGGGSTGTLGSPILGLVTAPNTTGGGEHDAVRDQHQPTAATWREWVEEYEPGVFITVGAYPGHRLQLRCVELSREKFGEVKARVWWEENKARLHHLYSF; encoded by the exons ATGCACGTGTGcttccatggcggcggcggcggcggcggcggcaggctcgCCAAGTCATTCAACGTCATCAGCGACTTCACCAAGATCTTGATTGGTCGTCGAGGTGGAGACCAcgcgctggcgcggcggcggcggatgcggcgaTTCAAGgatgccgcgccggccgcggcggcggcggcagcggcggcggtggcgtccgcGTCCGCCAAGATCGCGCcggaagaggagggggaggggggtggaGGAGGTAAGGAAGAAGAGTTCTGCGACAAGTGCTGCTCGGCTCTGtcgggaggcggtggcgcggaggaggaggcggcggcggagggtgagCGGGAGTGGgtggcggagccggagccgggGGTGTTGCTGACGCTGGCGCCGCGCGCCGACGGCGTCAGCAACCGGCTACGGAGGATACGGTTCAGGGAGGAGGTGTTCGACGCGTGGGCGGCGCAGTGCTGGTGGGCGGACAACCACGACCGCATCGCCGAGCTCTACTGCCTCGTCaagcccgacgacgacgacgaggaggaggaggcgatagccgcggcggaggcggccatgtTGCCGGCCACCCCATGCCAATCcgaggcggaggacgacgacgacgacgacggagccgCCGGAGCAGAGTCGTCGTcacggtcgccgtcgacgtccacCTTCTCCGGTGGCCCttccagcggcagcggcggcgggtcaACCGGCACGTTGGGCTCGCCGATACTGGGCCTCGTCACCGCGCCCAACACCACCGGAGGCGGCGAGCACGACGCCGTCCGCGACCAGCAccagccgacggcggcgacgtggagggAGTGGGTGGAGGAGTACGAGCCCGGCGTGTTCATCACCGTCGGAGCCTatcccggccaccgcctccagcTCCGGTGCGTCGAGCTCAG CCGCGAGAAGTTTGGCGAGGTGAAGGCGAGAGTTTGGTGGGAGGAGAACAAGGCCAGGCTGCACCACCTCTACTCTTTCTGA
- the LOC127757216 gene encoding protein FLX-like 3: MSGRDRLPRRFIEDGRGYPDIHVVDERRGYPDIRVVEDRRGYHGIRVIEDHRGYPDIHEGLVMRVAPRSHTAMLEEEIEIQEAEFRRLMADHRALAEERLALHRELQAGKDEVRHLNTIIADISAKKETYIGELVDKRRKLEAELRANESLRDEIVQLRGEIDKHLVVRKELSAKSASIMHELTREQSNKQQIPMLKAEIDALRQELVHARSACELEQKGNFQLVEQKKAMEKNMISMAQEIEQMRAELANSEGRPWAPGATYGMKLGSPEVTFPTPYGDNYNIHVGGSEKGHSHLPESSSWGTYDNNRLQYR; encoded by the exons ATGTCAGGAAGAGATCGTCTGCCACGTCGCTTTATAGAGGATGGCAGGGGCTACCCTGACATCCATGTAGTTGATGAACGTAGGGGCTATCCTGACATCCGTGTAGTTGAGGATCGTAGGGGCTACCATGGTATTCGTGTCATTGAGGATCATAGGGGCTATCCTGACATCCATGAAGGCCTTGTCATGAGGGTTGCACCTCGCTCTCACACGGCTATGCTGGAGGAAGAAATTGAGATTCAGGAGGCCGAATTCAGGAGGCTTATGGCAGATCACCGTGCTCTTGCTGAAGAACGTTTGGCCTTACACCGGGAATTACAAGCTGGAAAAGATGAGGTCCGTCACTTGAACACGATCATTGCAGACATCAGTGCCAAGAAGGAAACTTATATCGGTGAGCTTGTTGACAAAAGGAGGAAACTTGAAGCTGAACTTAGAGCAAATGAGTCTTTAAGAGATGAGATTGTGCAGCTTCGGGGTGAAATTGATAAGCACCTTGTAGTCAGGAAAGAGCTCTCTGCGAAGTCTGCATCTATCATGCATGAACTAACCAGGGAACAATCTAATAAACAGCAGATTCCTATGTTGAAAGCAGAGATTGATGCCCTTCGACAGGAACTTGTTCATGCAAG GTCTGCATGTGAATTAGAGCAGAAAGGAAATTTTCAGTTGGTTGAACAGAAGAAAGCAATGGAGAAGAATATGATTTCGATGGCACAAGAAATTGAACAAATGCGAGCAGAATTAGCTAATTCCGAAGGGAGACCATGGGCCCCAG GTGCGACATATGGGATGAAGCTGGGCAGCCCTGAAGTGACCTTCCCTACTCCATATGGAGATAACTACAATATCCATGTG GGAGGTTCCGAGAAAGGTCATTCACATCTTCCTGAATCAAGCTCATGGGGTACATATGACAACAATCGCCTTCAGTACCGTTAA